In Paenibacillus dendritiformis, the DNA window GAACGTAATGGCGAGGCTTCCGCCTTCGCGCAGCAAGTATTCCAGCAGTTCGTTCTCCTCCGGATAGGTCGTCCGGAAGTTCAAATACCCGTCGATGACGACGACGATGTGCGGCACCTGTTCGCGGGCCGCTCTCCGGTAGGAGGCAATCGTCTTGACGCCCATTTCCGATATCATTTCTTTGCGTTCGGCCAGCTGCTGCGACAGGTAGCGGAACAGCCGCTTGATGCGGTCCTCCTCCTCCGCCAGCATGACCGAACCGACATGAGGCAGTTGGGCGATGTCCTTCATCATCCGCCCCATGTCCACGACATAGCCATGCCACCGTTCCGGCGTGAACTGCTTCGCCAGCGACATCAACAGCGATTGAACGAAGGTCGTCTTCCCCGTGCCCGGCATGCCGTATACGGCGAGATGTCCCTGATCCATGCTCAGTCGGAGCGGCTCCTGCCGCTGCCGCATCAGATCATCGACCAAGCCGACCACCGCCTGCAGCTCGGTCTCCAGATGCTCAGCCTGCCATGGTTCATCCGGTTCTTCCTGGCGCATTCCCACAACTTCATCCAATTCCAGATGCTCCGGCAGCGGCGGGAGCCATGGGCCCGGAAGGCGCTCAATCCCCTCGCGGCGGGCCGTCTCGGCCACATGGCCGATGAACACTTGAAGCTGCTTCGGCGGCTCCTTCTCCATCAGCGCGGAAGAAAGCTCCTCTCCGGTCAGCAGCGGTTCGCGCTTGCCGTTCAGCCGGACCTCATAAATCTGGACAGGCGAGGCGTCATCGTCCTTGCGCTTCACCAGATAAGGCGCGCCGCTCCAGGCGAACTGCATCTCTTCGAACACTTCATCGCTTCCGACCTGGAAATAGCCTCTCCCGGGATTGGTTATCCAGGCGGCATTCGGTATTTTAAGCATATCCCGGCTGTCCCCTTCGCTCTGAACCCGGAGGCAGATGCGGAAGCGGGTATTGCTCCAAATTTTCTCGTCAACGACGCCCGCCGGCTTCTGCGTTGCCAGGATGAGGTGGACGCCGAGCGTCCGGCCGATCGTGGCGATGCTGATCAGCTCGTCCATGAACTCCGGCTGATCCTTTTTCAACTGGGCGAATTCATCGATGATAATGACCAGATGCGGAAGCGGATGCTCCGCCCGCCGGTCCGAGCGGTAATACTCGTCGATATGCTGCAGATTCCCGGCATCGTTCAAGATGCGCTGCCGGCGGATGAGCTCCGCCCGGAGCGACACCTTGGCCCGCTCGATCAAGCTGTCGTCCAGATTCGTTATCGTGCCTACGACATGCGGCAGATCGACGAACGTGTTCGACATGCCGCCGCCCTTGTAGTCAATCAGCATGAACGCCAGCTCATGCGGATGGAACTCCGCGGCAAGCGAAGCGATGAGCGACTGGATGACCTCGCTCTTCCCCGAACCGGTCGTGCCCGCGATGAGGCCGTGCGGCCCATGTCCCTTGCGCTCGATTTTGTCATGCAGATTCAGCATGATCTTCTTGCTTCCCGCGCGCACGCCGACCGGGACCGGCAGCGTATCGGGATAGCGGTTTTTCCGCCAGCGCGAAGCAATGTCCAGTTGCCCGATCTCCTTCACTCCCAGCATCTCGAACAGCGTCAGCACGGCAGGAATGTCGGACGCGGCCGATCGCTTCAGACGAATCGGCGCCATATAGCGGGCAAGCGTGTCCATCCCTTCCAGAGGCATAAGATCGGCGGAAAAGGCATGCCGAACGATGCCTTCTTCTTCCGTCTTATGCGTATACGTTCCTTCGGAATCGCCCACTTCGATGATAAGCTGGCACTGCATCGGCAGGCGCTCCTTGCTCTCCGAGAGCACGATCGTGCAGGCGTCGATGCGGCCCGCATCCTCCAGGAGAAGCGGATAGAGCGGCTCCTCCTCCACCAGCTGCGTATCGGACAGCAGGACGACATAACAAGGAAGATGCTGCTTCTTCTGACCGGACGTACGGAAGCTTTTCCTCCGGTTCAGCAGGCTGAACAACTGGTCCGCCAGCTGATGCGCCCCGCTGCGGCGATCCGCCAAATACCGGTGCGTCCGTTCGTCATCCCACGTATGGGGCAGCCAGCGAAGCCAGCTCCATTCCTCGGCTTCGCGCTCGTCATAGAAGGCGGCCAGCTTCACTTCGTCCGGCGAATGCCGGGTAGACAACTGCGCCGTGATGACGCGGATCGCATTCATGACCGCTTCCCGTCCACCGACAATGCCGATGACCTTGGCCGGATACAAAGGAAGCGCGATAGGCGCCTGATCCACCCGCTCGAACTCTTCGGCGACTTCCCGGGCGGCGTCGATCAACGGATCGCGCTCATAGCCGTCCGCGCGCGGCACTTCAATCTCCATATAGAATGGCACCGGGCCGGTGCCGATTCGCACATGCATGAAATCATCGTCTGCAGGCCCGCGCTCCCACAGATTGCTGCTCCGGTTCTTGACGATCTGATAGCATACTTCGGGATCGCCATGAATCGCCTGCAACGCCTCCAATTGCTCCCTTGCCTTCTCCTGCAATTCTTCCCGATGCTTATCCAATTGGGCGCGGTACATCCGATCGCGCTCCACCTTGCGGCGCTCGTACACCTTCTTATTGTTCAAATACATAAAAAAAGGAAGAGTATACGACGTAAGCATCATAAAAATGGTCAACATCTGGAACATCATATAATTGCTGTTGCCCATCTTGCCTGACATCGACATATATATGTAAAAACCGACACTGACCAACGTCATAATAATCGGAATGATAATCGTAATAATCGAAAAGGTAGGACGGGTCGGTTCCGCCGGCGGGCGCAAAATCTCAAGCTTATCCCTGCGCAGCGTAGGCTTGATTCTAGGTGATCTCTGGTACAGTACGTTCACGGCGAACAACTCCTCGTCTGAATCGCTACTTATTCGCTACCCTGTCCTTCTCTGGTTGAAACAGCATTCGTCTGCCATATGCAGGAAGCGAGTCGGTTGTCGTGGAGTAAGCCCGTTGAATGCGGATATGCGCCCCTTCGCGCAGCCCGGCCTCCGCAAGCCGCTGTTGTTCCTGTACGACGAACCACAACCCTTCCGGCTGCTTCGCCTCGAGTATATATTGCACGCCATTGCGCGGCGGCTCGCCGAACAATTTCAAACCAAGAATAGCTTTCAATTGCAGGCCCGTGCAATCCTCCGACACATCAATGTCGAACCACTCCTGGCCCTGTCTTCCTGAAGATACGGTAAGCATCATCGCAAGCGCCCTCCTTCCCATACGGTTCAGAGCCGCTCCGGCTCCGCCTGTCTCATTTCACTCTACACCCGCAGCCGATAGCGGTCAATGCACGGCTATGCGGCCCCACTTGCGGGGGGGCGGACAGGACTGCTTCTACGACAGACTAGTATACATGATTATACCATATCCGTACTTAGTATATATTGGAATTGCCCAGTTGCAATGAGCCATAAGAACGGAATTCTTGACAGAACTCCAAAAACAATGTAAGAGCCATCCCCGGGGACCAGTCGGAACACTTCTTCTAAATTATTTTCCCGATAACTCAGTCCTTACCTTCTTATATTGGCTATCCCATTCGGTCAGTTTTAGCGGCAGTCCTTCTACTTCACTCTACCCCTCGTTAAGATTAACGGGGTTTCCTATCAAATTCGTATTGACAAGTTGGGAGACCGGGCAAAAGGGGCTTACGTACGTTCAGACTTCTTCCTGACCGGTTGGGAGATTGGGCAAAAGGAAGCTGCGGACCACGAACGGATCAAAAAAGCTCCCGCCTCGCGGAAGCCCAAGTACGTGTTAGTCCCATTTTGTCCACTGTGCCCGTATGTTTTCCTTCGTAATTATTCCTTTTTGCAGTAGCGCATTCGGAACCATCGCGTTGTAGGGCCTGGATGCTGCGGTTCAGTTCCTTGATCGCCTCGTCATGAGGCTCGCTTCCAAGCTCCTCCATCTGATGAAGCATCTGCTCCAGCTGATTTCGTGGAGCGCATCCCCGCTTGCCGCATCCAGAGGCTTGCCCTTGCCGGGAAGTTCGTTCATCCCGCCTGACTTCGCGTAATTCGAGAAAATCTCATCCATCCAGTCTACGCGCCGATCACTCATACCCGCTACGCCCCCCTGCTTCCGAACCTCGGTGCCGCGCCGGTCCGGCTTCACTGCAGTGGCCAAGGTCAGCAATCGCCTTATAGATATGCGGCTCCGCTCAGAATATCCTCCCGCATGCGTGCCAAAATGGCCTGCTCCTGATCGCTCCATTCCTCCGGCCGCTTGCTCGTCCGATGATATAAATACGAGTAGATGCTTCGATATCGGAGGAAGAAGGGAACCCGTTCCCATTCCTCGGCAGGAAGCTTGTCCGCTTCCGCATATCCGGCCGCAAAGGCGTCCAAAAACCGGGATACGAAGGCCGGCCGTTCCTCCCGGTTCCGCACGCTCATCGACGCCGCCTGCGCGGCAATCGCGATATCATACGCATGCCAGTGGCGAATGCTGTCACCGAAGTCCAGGACCGCCAACCGGTCTCCAACCCGCAGCAAGTTCCCTGGATGAAGATCGTGATGGATAAGACCATAGCGGTCCGGATCCTGAGGGATGTGCCGCGCCTCCTGAACGCACTCGAGCCACAGATCCCAGACGGGCGCATCTTCTTCGAGTCGGCCGCTGCCGGCAGGAGCCAACGCTTCACGAACGAGCCGATCGTCCGTCCAGTCCAGGAACGGCGGAGCCCAAGCCGCCGCATAGTGCCGGGCCGACCGGCGCAGCGTTCCCATCGTTTCCCCCCATTGGCGGAAAAGCCGCTCGTTCCACTGCTCCGGATCCCTCGGATTGATGGCCGCCCCGTTCAGCTTTTTCGTGACGACGACGAACCACTCCTCGCTCAGCCGGGCCGTCATCCCCCCGTCCTTCGCTGGCACCGGCTCCGGCACCAGCAGGCCGGCTTCCGCCGCCTGCTTCATCCAGGCAAGCTCAGCCTCCACGAAGGCCGGATCTTCGCGATCGAACCGGCAGCATTTGATGACCATGGCTCCGTCTGAAGTCTCGAACACATGGTTATAGTATCCTCCGAGCAATCTTGAGTCTCGCGAATCGATACCGTACGCCTCATTAATTGCGGGCTGCAAATGTTCAATCATCGTTCCCTCTCCTACTCCCTGCCTGCCGTTGTTCAGAACCGATCCATCCCAATGAGTCGGGCTTGGAGCACCATCCATCTGGCTATTCCGGCGCTCTTGAACGTGGATGCTGCTGCAAGCGCGCGAGGGTATCGGGCGTAATGGCTACGCCAACCGATTGCAGCGCCATGACCACAGCCCCCGCCACGGGGGACAGCGCCGGCTCGATGACCCGGAAGCGCTTGCGGCCGGGAGCATCCGCCTGCTGAAGCCGTTCAGTGAGGATGCGGCGGATGTACGGATCGCGAATGACGCTGCCAACGAACGCGACGGATATGGTCTCCCCGCTGAAGCGCGAACCGACAATGCGAATCCCTTCCTCGAGCGCGGAGGCAGCCTCGTCGCAGACGATCCGGGCCAGCGGGACCCCTGCCCCGGCGGCCTTCGTAACATAGGGCGCCATCTCGCCGAAGCGCCGCATTCGTTCATGCTCGTCACGAACGAACCCGCCGGCTCCCATCTCGCCCAGCTCATCGACGCTTCCCGCTCCCCAGTAGCGCAGGATGTCGCTTACCCAAGCCTGATCCGCCTCACCCGCGTACCCGGCAATGATTTTGTATATCGCCTCATAGGCTAAAAAGCGGGCGGCCGTCGCATAGTGGTGAAAATCCTGATTGCGCACGATGCGGCCCGCCTCATTCAGCCCGAACACGACGGAACCTGTCCCGGACACGGCCATAATCCCCGGCTCTCCAAAAAAGGCGCCCGCATGCGCCACCATTCCGTCATTGACATGCCTCCGCACGATCGAAGCGGTTGCGGGGCCGAACGCGTCCGTGAATTCCTCAGCCCATGCCATATCCTGGTCCGATTCGAGTCCGGCCAAGCCGGCGCACAGGGCGGCAATCGGAGCGCCGCCGGAATGCGCCGCCGCCTCCTGAAGCGCATCTCTGACATGCTGCTTCGCCAGCACATCCTTGTTCGGATTGCAGCAGCCATTCTCAGCGTAGGCGATGACCGTGCCGTCCAAGGAAGCCGTCATGACCCGCGTCGTCGTTCCTCCTCCATCGATGCCGATGACAATGTTGCCCATTCATGCATCCCCCATATTCCTATGATGAAGCCGCAGGATCGCTTATTTGGCCAGATAGCCACGCTCGACCGCCTGCTGGACCAGCTTCTCGGCGAGCCGGCCCAATTGCTGCGAGCCCTCCTTGATTCCGCCGATGCGCGCCAGCACCCGTTCGCTGGTGATCTCATGCTCCCGCCACGATTTCCCTTCGGTCGTGTAATTATGAATCAGCGGCTGCAGCCGGTCCAACGCGGCCGCATACTGCGCCTCCGGCGTCTGGCGCTGCTCGAATTCCATCCAGAGCTGCATCATCTCATTTTTCTGCTCCTCCGGCAGTATGCCGAACAGCCTTTTCGCGGCCTTCGACTCCCGGGCGAATTTGTCTTCCTGCCCTTGCGCATCATAAGCAAACGTGTCGCCCGCATCGATCTCCACAATATCGTGAATGATGAGCATCTTGAGCACCCGCAACAGGTTCAGATTCCGCTCATTGGCGTACTCATGCAGCAGTATCGCCATCACGGTGAGATGCCAAGTGTGTTCGGCGTCATTCTCATGCCGGCTCCTATCCAGCAAATAGGACTGCCGAAAGACCGATTTCAATTTATCCACTTCTTTAATGAACTCGATTTGCATTTCCAATCTATCCTGCATGGATGCCATGATCGTCCAATCTCCTTCAATGGCTGTATTTCCCCGAGAGAGCAAGCTCACGTCCGCACACTCCCCTTGGGGCGGCTGCTCCCCGTTCCCTGCTCCTCGGCCTTACCGTTCGTCCCGGTGAATGACAGCGACGCTGGTCTGGCGGTTGTTGAACGGATCATAGCCGTTCAGTATACGGCCATGAATGATGCCGTAGCGGCCCAGACGCTTATGGAGCCACACTTCCGGTTCCTCGTAAGCTCCGGTCTTCAGCAGAAGCAGCTTGCCCTGCGGGGCCACATGGTGCTCCAGCAGAAAATGAATATACTCTTCTTCGTACTTCTCCGGCACAATATCAAGCATTGTCGCCACATAATCGAAGCGCCGCTCCGGTATCCAGGCGAAGGCGTTGCCGACATAGAAATGATCCGCGTACGCCGGCAGGCGTTCCTTCGCCAGCTCAATCAGCTTCTCGGAAATATCTAGACCGTACGGATCGATGGCAATGCCCCTCTCCTTCGTCCATTCGATGACAGATTCCAGCAAATAACCGTTGGCGCACCCGATATCCAGGAAGGATCCGGATTGCTCGACGGCATCGGCCACTGGCTTACGCAACGCCTTCCAGCGCTGTTCCGGTCCTGACATTCCCGATTGCTTCCATGGCTCATCCGCACCATATGACAAATAAGCCGCTTCGGTATCCGCCTTCACCTGCTCGCACCATTGTTCCAATTCTTCGGGAATCGCTCTGTAGGGCATATGCAGTCCTCCTCTAATTAAAATAACGGCGGCTTCGCCTATGTTAGATTTATAAAATCGCCGGATAAGGAGCAGCCGCCCAGCCTTCCACGACCTGCACGACGGACAATATATCGTTTCTTGACAAGAAGCATCGCATATTTCAACCCCCGGAGTCAACTAACGCCCTGGCGCCCGTTCGACAAGGTGAACCGAACGACGCGGACGGAACGGGAGCAATGCGGGAGAAGACGATGATCGGAAAAAAAGAAGAGACAAGAAGGGAAGCTTCCCCGCCCGGATAGGGAGGCGCGGGGAGCGGCAGCGGCCAAGGCGTACCGGAAACCATGCGCTCAATGCCGCATATGGCCTTCTGGGAGAGGCGCCGCTGGGGTGAAGACGAGCCGGGCCCCGAACGCCAAAAACAGCGTTACCTTGAACGCGGAATGATGTAGCTTCGCTCGGAACGGATGAACCCGGCCTTCAGGAAAAACGCCTCGGCTTCGGGAACGGAGATGAGAATAAGGGATACTTCATCGCTTAGCTTCCGCTTGAGCCGTTCCAGCAGCGTCTTTCCGATCCCCTGCTTCTGGTACGAGCGGTCGACGGCCAAATCGGACACCGCTCTGGCGACGCCGACCATCCGCTGCCCCGCCCAAGCCGTAATCAGCAGGCCGCTGTGATCGATCATCCGCTGCCATTAGAAGCCAGGCGGCCGCGAGTCTTTAACCTTCCACCGCGGCCTCGCTCTCCGGCAGCCGTTCCAGGCGGTCTTGCTCCTCCACCTCGGCCAGGAAATGGCGCACAGCCTCCCGGTACCCTTCCGGATCGGCAGGATAGGCGGTCGCATGGACGGCATCGTCAACGATGTGCAGCCGCCGGATGCCCTTCGTCTTCGCGTGATACAATTCGACGCTCATCGAGGTGGGCACGAAATCATCCTTGCCGCCATGGATGAGAAGCAGCGGTATTTCTTGGTCACGGATCTGCTCTACAGGCTTGACATCGCGCATAGAGAAGGCCGCTCTGCGCCGCAGCTTCCGATCGAGCATGCCCATGAAGGGAAACGGCGGCACCCGATTCAAATCCTTCAGCTGGTACCGCATCAGCTTCTCCAGGTCCGAGTATGGACAATCCGCAATGATGAAGCGGATCCCCGGGTCCATCCCGGCATGCATCAACACGGTGCCTCCGCCCATCGATTGCCCGTGCAGGCCGATATAGGCGTCCTCGCCCAGACGGCGCCGGACCCATTCGATCCATGCGTCAAGATCTTCCC includes these proteins:
- the essC gene encoding type VII secretion protein EssC; this encodes MNVLYQRSPRIKPTLRRDKLEILRPPAEPTRPTFSIITIIIPIIMTLVSVGFYIYMSMSGKMGNSNYMMFQMLTIFMMLTSYTLPFFMYLNNKKVYERRKVERDRMYRAQLDKHREELQEKAREQLEALQAIHGDPEVCYQIVKNRSSNLWERGPADDDFMHVRIGTGPVPFYMEIEVPRADGYERDPLIDAAREVAEEFERVDQAPIALPLYPAKVIGIVGGREAVMNAIRVITAQLSTRHSPDEVKLAAFYDEREAEEWSWLRWLPHTWDDERTHRYLADRRSGAHQLADQLFSLLNRRKSFRTSGQKKQHLPCYVVLLSDTQLVEEEPLYPLLLEDAGRIDACTIVLSESKERLPMQCQLIIEVGDSEGTYTHKTEEEGIVRHAFSADLMPLEGMDTLARYMAPIRLKRSAASDIPAVLTLFEMLGVKEIGQLDIASRWRKNRYPDTLPVPVGVRAGSKKIMLNLHDKIERKGHGPHGLIAGTTGSGKSEVIQSLIASLAAEFHPHELAFMLIDYKGGGMSNTFVDLPHVVGTITNLDDSLIERAKVSLRAELIRRQRILNDAGNLQHIDEYYRSDRRAEHPLPHLVIIIDEFAQLKKDQPEFMDELISIATIGRTLGVHLILATQKPAGVVDEKIWSNTRFRICLRVQSEGDSRDMLKIPNAAWITNPGRGYFQVGSDEVFEEMQFAWSGAPYLVKRKDDDASPVQIYEVRLNGKREPLLTGEELSSALMEKEPPKQLQVFIGHVAETARREGIERLPGPWLPPLPEHLELDEVVGMRQEEPDEPWQAEHLETELQAVVGLVDDLMRQRQEPLRLSMDQGHLAVYGMPGTGKTTFVQSLLMSLAKQFTPERWHGYVVDMGRMMKDIAQLPHVGSVMLAEEEDRIKRLFRYLSQQLAERKEMISEMGVKTIASYRRAAREQVPHIVVVIDGYLNFRTTYPEENELLEYLLREGGSLAITFIITANRVTDIFEKVRSNIPQAVSFELADPSDYYFAVGRPTKAPAQLPPGRGLVKGAVPPLEFQTALPSSGPDETERILRLRAEMKAIKEAWYGKEAPPIRPLPEIVRLPELLQDPERRAPEGSEGLYRVPVGLRLDDLEPFLIDLKEGPHFVVASPMESGKTSFLSSWMLSLAYHVSPEKLHIYAVDTRFGGEGISRLSGLPHVRGVAVREEEIPFLVQMIYDQVQNRTKEAHEPALLLVMDDADDLCKQLTDFSVKDQLSAIARQGRDRNVHVVLAGVPSEFPTFGVDWFNDVKASQSGFLFGTIDANDLSFLRLPISESNSGSSGTKMLPPGQGYFMRRKFTKLKAAFPYTESWTPNEWSERIRERWNVPV
- a CDS encoding phosphotransferase enzyme family protein → MIEHLQPAINEAYGIDSRDSRLLGGYYNHVFETSDGAMVIKCCRFDREDPAFVEAELAWMKQAAEAGLLVPEPVPAKDGGMTARLSEEWFVVVTKKLNGAAINPRDPEQWNERLFRQWGETMGTLRRSARHYAAAWAPPFLDWTDDRLVREALAPAGSGRLEEDAPVWDLWLECVQEARHIPQDPDRYGLIHHDLHPGNLLRVGDRLAVLDFGDSIRHWHAYDIAIAAQAASMSVRNREERPAFVSRFLDAFAAGYAEADKLPAEEWERVPFFLRYRSIYSYLYHRTSKRPEEWSDQEQAILARMREDILSGAAYL
- a CDS encoding BadF/BadG/BcrA/BcrD ATPase family protein; protein product: MGNIVIGIDGGGTTTRVMTASLDGTVIAYAENGCCNPNKDVLAKQHVRDALQEAAAHSGGAPIAALCAGLAGLESDQDMAWAEEFTDAFGPATASIVRRHVNDGMVAHAGAFFGEPGIMAVSGTGSVVFGLNEAGRIVRNQDFHHYATAARFLAYEAIYKIIAGYAGEADQAWVSDILRYWGAGSVDELGEMGAGGFVRDEHERMRRFGEMAPYVTKAAGAGVPLARIVCDEAASALEEGIRIVGSRFSGETISVAFVGSVIRDPYIRRILTERLQQADAPGRKRFRVIEPALSPVAGAVVMALQSVGVAITPDTLARLQQHPRSRAPE
- a CDS encoding HD domain-containing protein, coding for MASMQDRLEMQIEFIKEVDKLKSVFRQSYLLDRSRHENDAEHTWHLTVMAILLHEYANERNLNLLRVLKMLIIHDIVEIDAGDTFAYDAQGQEDKFARESKAAKRLFGILPEEQKNEMMQLWMEFEQRQTPEAQYAAALDRLQPLIHNYTTEGKSWREHEITSERVLARIGGIKEGSQQLGRLAEKLVQQAVERGYLAK
- a CDS encoding class I SAM-dependent methyltransferase, with translation MPYRAIPEELEQWCEQVKADTEAAYLSYGADEPWKQSGMSGPEQRWKALRKPVADAVEQSGSFLDIGCANGYLLESVIEWTKERGIAIDPYGLDISEKLIELAKERLPAYADHFYVGNAFAWIPERRFDYVATMLDIVPEKYEEEYIHFLLEHHVAPQGKLLLLKTGAYEEPEVWLHKRLGRYGIIHGRILNGYDPFNNRQTSVAVIHRDER
- a CDS encoding GNAT family N-acetyltransferase — its product is MIDHSGLLITAWAGQRMVGVARAVSDLAVDRSYQKQGIGKTLLERLKRKLSDEVSLILISVPEAEAFFLKAGFIRSERSYIIPRSR
- a CDS encoding alpha/beta hydrolase; translation: MWSYVAAGCVLLIVIAGANLLGNHVFRRMTLGRRSLPEESFATVEGMGLMSRDEFEALPKEDVAIVSKDGFRLRGYYIEPHPGERQVVIIVHGYTASHGYSSQFIRLFADEGFNVLLIDQRSHGRSEGRYATYGYYEREDLDAWIEWVRRRLGEDAYIGLHGQSMGGGTVLMHAGMDPGIRFIIADCPYSDLEKLMRYQLKDLNRVPPFPFMGMLDRKLRRRAAFSMRDVKPVEQIRDQEIPLLLIHGGKDDFVPTSMSVELYHAKTKGIRRLHIVDDAVHATAYPADPEGYREAVRHFLAEVEEQDRLERLPESEAAVEG